From Microbacterium rhizosphaerae:
ACCACGTCCGACCCGAAGGCGGAACCCGGGGGCGCGCCCGAGGCCGACCGCGCGGTCCAGGCGGCGCCGGGCGCGGCCACCACGACGGCCACCACCGTCGACACCGCCGCGGGCACGGCTCAGACGATCGCGCCGCCCCCGCGGCAGAACCTCATCATCCGCGACATCATGCGCGGCAGCGTGGTCACGACGATCCTCGCCATCGTGCTGGCCATGCTGGTGGGCGGCATCCTGATCGCGCTCACCGACCCCGCGGTGCAGAAGGCCGCCGGCTACTTCTTCGCGCGGCCGATCGACACGTTCGCGGCGATCTGGAACGCCGTGTGGGGCGCGTACTCGGCCCTGTTCCAGGGGTCGATCATCAACTTCCAGGCGACGTCGTTCCAGCAGGCGATCCTGCCGCTGACGAGCACCCTGGGCTTCGCGGCGCCGCTCACGGCCGCCGCGCTCGGTGTCGCCCTCGCCTTCCGGGTGGGCCTGTTCAACATCGGCGCCCAGGGGCAGATGCTCATCGCCTGCGCGGCATCCGCGCTGCTGACGTTCAACCTCGGTCTGCCGATGATCCTGCAGCTGCCGATCACGCTGATCGTCGGCATCATCGGCGGTGCGCTGTGGGGCGGCATCGTGGGCGTGCTGAAGGCCCGCACGGGTGCGCACGAGGTGATCCTCACGATCATGCTCAACTACATCGCCTTCTATCTCGTCTCGTGGATGGTGCGCACGCCGAGCATGCTGCAGAAGCCCGGCACCAACCAGCCGATCTCCTCGCCGACGCCGCAGAACGCGGTCTTCCCGGCGCTGTTCGGCCCGCAGTATCCGCAGCTCACGTGGGCCTTCCCCGTCGTACTCGTCGCCACCCTCTTCGTGTGGTGGCTCATCGAGCGCTCGAGCCTCGGCTTCCGCATGCGCGCCGTCGGCGAGAACCCGAGCGCGGCCCGCGCGGCGGGCATCAGCGTGCCGCGGATGTTCGTCTACGCCATGCTGTTCGCGGGCGGTCTCGCCGGTCTCGCAGGCATGATCCAGATCCAGAGCACCATCACGAGCGGTTTCGATGCCGGCATCCATGCGGGTATCGGCTTCGACGCGATCACCGTGGCGCTCCTCGGCCGCAGCCGCGCGTGGGGCACACTGTTCGCCGGAATCCTGTTCGGTGCGCTCAAGGCCGGCTCGTTCACGATGCAGGCGCTCCAGGGCATCCCCGTCGACATCGTGCTGGTGGTCCAGTCGCTGATCGTGCTGTTCATCGCGGCGCCCCCGCTCATCCGCGCGATCTTCTTCCTCCCCAAGACCGAGGCCGAGAAGACGGCGAACGCCGTTCGAAAGTCCACGAAGAAGGCGGCTCGCAAGGAGGCGGCGGCATGACCATCGCAGAGGCGCAGACCGCCCCGGACGGCACCGTCCAGCTCGCCGTCGTGCAGGTCCGCAAGCTCAAGGTGCCGTTGACGCTCCTCGTGCTGGCCGCGCTGCTCGGCCTGCTGTTCCTGCTCGCCCCGGCGCACGGGGACACCGTCTACCGGCTCGCCGAGAGCGGCGCGGTGATCAAGCTCGGCTCGATCTCGGTGCCGGCGCAGCCGGCCATCTGGATCTCGTGGGTCATCGCGGCGCTGCTCGGCGTCTGGTCGCTGGTGCTCGCCATGCGGTATCGACCGACGCCCATCTGGCTGTCGATCGTGTACTCCCTTCTCGCGATGTTCGCGTTCCTGACGTGGTCGGGCGCCGGTTCGAGCGCAGCGGTCCCCGTCGTGGGGCTGCTCGGCGGCTCGCTCTCGCTCGCGGTGCCGCTGATCTTCGGTGCGCTCGGCGGTGTGATCGGCGAGCGGGGCGGCGTCGTCAACGTGGCGATCGAGGGTCAGTTCCTGCTCGGAGCGTTCACGGCGACCATCCTCGGCAGCGTCACGAAGAATCCGTTCGTGGGGCTCATCGGCGCCATGATCGGCGGCGTGCTCGTCGCCGCCGTCCTGGCCGTCTTCGCGATCAAGTACATCGTCGAGCAGGTCATCGTCGGCGTCGTCCTCAACGTGCTCGTGTCGGGCCTCACCGGCTTCCTGTACACCGCGGTGCTGGCGCCGAATGCGGGGGCGCTGAACAGCCCGGTGCCGTTCAAGCCGGTCGCCATCCCCGTGCTCTCCGAGATCCCGGTCATCGGTCCGGTGCTGTTCGACCAGACCTTCCTGGTGTACCTCATGTACGTCACGGTCGCCGTGGTCGCCTGGGCGCTCTACCGCACACGCTGGGGCTTGCGGCTGCGCGCCGTCGGCGAGCACCCGCAGGCCGCGGACACCGTCGGCATCAAGGTGAACCCCACGCGGTTCTGGAACCTGCTGCTCGCCGGCGCGATCGCAGGCATCGGCGGCGCCTACTTCACGCTCGTCTCGGTGCCGAACTTCACGAAGGACATGACGGCCGGTCTCGGATTCATCGCCCTGGCGGCGGTCATCTTCGGCCGCTGGGACCCGATCCGCGCCACGCTCGCGGCCCTGCTGTTCGGCTTCGCATCGAACCTGCAGAACCTGCTCAACGTGCTCGGAACGCCGATCCCGAGCGAATTCATGCTGATGCTGCCGTACGTCGTGACGATCCTCGCGGTCGTCGGGTTCGCGGGGCAGATCCGCGCACCTGCCGCGGACGGCAAGCCGTATATCAAGGGGTGACGTGACCGATATCGATTGGGACGAGCTGCGCGCTGCGGCGACGGATGCGATGCACAGGGCGTACGCCCCGTACTCGCGGTTCAAGGTGGGCGCAGCCGCACTCGTGTCGGACGGCCGGATCGTGTCCGGCTGCAACGTCGAGAACGCGTCGTACGGCGTGACGCTGTGCGCCGAGTGCGGTCTCGTCTCCGAGTTGCACATGAGCGGGGGCGGCCAGCTCGTCGCGTTCGTGTGCGTGGACGGCGACGGCGCGACGCTCATGCCGTGCGGCCGCTGCCGCCAGCTGCTGTTCGAGCACGCGCTGCCCGGCATGCTCCTCGAGACGGTCTCCGGCATCCGCACGATCGACGAAGTGCTGCCCGACGCCTTCGGCCCGCGCGATCTCGAGGAGGCGGCCCGATGACCCTTCGACACG
This genomic window contains:
- a CDS encoding ABC transporter permease — its product is MTIAEAQTAPDGTVQLAVVQVRKLKVPLTLLVLAALLGLLFLLAPAHGDTVYRLAESGAVIKLGSISVPAQPAIWISWVIAALLGVWSLVLAMRYRPTPIWLSIVYSLLAMFAFLTWSGAGSSAAVPVVGLLGGSLSLAVPLIFGALGGVIGERGGVVNVAIEGQFLLGAFTATILGSVTKNPFVGLIGAMIGGVLVAAVLAVFAIKYIVEQVIVGVVLNVLVSGLTGFLYTAVLAPNAGALNSPVPFKPVAIPVLSEIPVIGPVLFDQTFLVYLMYVTVAVVAWALYRTRWGLRLRAVGEHPQAADTVGIKVNPTRFWNLLLAGAIAGIGGAYFTLVSVPNFTKDMTAGLGFIALAAVIFGRWDPIRATLAALLFGFASNLQNLLNVLGTPIPSEFMLMLPYVVTILAVVGFAGQIRAPAADGKPYIKG
- a CDS encoding cytidine deaminase, encoding MTDIDWDELRAAATDAMHRAYAPYSRFKVGAAALVSDGRIVSGCNVENASYGVTLCAECGLVSELHMSGGGQLVAFVCVDGDGATLMPCGRCRQLLFEHALPGMLLETVSGIRTIDEVLPDAFGPRDLEEAAR
- a CDS encoding ABC transporter permease, whose product is MSDTTSDPKAEPGGAPEADRAVQAAPGAATTTATTVDTAAGTAQTIAPPPRQNLIIRDIMRGSVVTTILAIVLAMLVGGILIALTDPAVQKAAGYFFARPIDTFAAIWNAVWGAYSALFQGSIINFQATSFQQAILPLTSTLGFAAPLTAAALGVALAFRVGLFNIGAQGQMLIACAASALLTFNLGLPMILQLPITLIVGIIGGALWGGIVGVLKARTGAHEVILTIMLNYIAFYLVSWMVRTPSMLQKPGTNQPISSPTPQNAVFPALFGPQYPQLTWAFPVVLVATLFVWWLIERSSLGFRMRAVGENPSAARAAGISVPRMFVYAMLFAGGLAGLAGMIQIQSTITSGFDAGIHAGIGFDAITVALLGRSRAWGTLFAGILFGALKAGSFTMQALQGIPVDIVLVVQSLIVLFIAAPPLIRAIFFLPKTEAEKTANAVRKSTKKAARKEAAA